A genomic region of Staphylococcus roterodami contains the following coding sequences:
- a CDS encoding TIGR00730 family Rossman fold protein, with product MKRIAVYCGASKGHNPSYVKKAYELGKYFAEQGYELVFGAGSIGIMGAIQDGVLDHGGKVIGVMPKMLDEREITSQRLTELILVDSMHERKNKMTELADAFVMAPGGAGSLEEFFEMYSWAQIGIHEKPIAIYNINGFFDPLQSMIDHMIEEGFIDPKYRALAPLCDTKESLVEAILNYKPLGTRTYD from the coding sequence ATGAAACGAATCGCGGTATATTGTGGTGCAAGTAAAGGTCACAATCCTTCATATGTTAAAAAAGCTTATGAATTAGGAAAGTATTTTGCTGAACAAGGCTATGAGTTAGTATTTGGTGCAGGATCAATTGGAATTATGGGTGCCATTCAAGATGGTGTTTTAGATCATGGTGGTAAAGTTATTGGTGTCATGCCTAAAATGCTAGATGAACGTGAAATTACAAGTCAACGTTTAACCGAATTAATTTTAGTAGATTCTATGCATGAACGAAAAAATAAAATGACTGAACTTGCTGATGCGTTTGTTATGGCTCCTGGTGGTGCAGGGTCTCTTGAAGAATTTTTTGAAATGTATAGTTGGGCTCAAATTGGTATTCACGAAAAACCAATAGCTATATATAATATTAATGGCTTTTTTGACCCACTACAGTCAATGATTGATCATATGATAGAAGAAGGATTTATTGATCCGAAGTATCGTGCACTTGCGCCGTTATGCGACACAAAAGAATCTTTGGTGGAAGCAATTTTAAATTACAAACCGTTAGGAACTCGTACTTATGATTAA
- a CDS encoding YaiI/YqxD family protein, whose translation MTNIIIDGDACPVVNSIIELTTETGIFVTIIRSFSHYSNQVYPPHVSTVYVDDGPDAVDYKIVQLSKAEDIVITQDYGLASLLIDKVDTVMHHNGKIYNPKNIQQLLDKRYLNAQIRKQGGRHKGPPPFTKQDKKTFEMSLSKIIHQVRERN comes from the coding sequence GTGACAAATATTATCATTGATGGAGATGCTTGTCCTGTTGTTAATTCTATAATTGAGTTAACAACTGAGACAGGCATTTTTGTGACAATCATTCGTAGCTTTAGTCATTACTCAAATCAAGTATATCCTCCACATGTATCAACAGTTTATGTCGATGATGGACCGGATGCAGTTGATTATAAAATTGTTCAACTCTCTAAAGCTGAAGACATAGTTATCACTCAAGATTACGGTCTTGCGAGTTTATTAATCGATAAAGTAGATACTGTTATGCATCATAATGGGAAGATATACAACCCTAAAAATATCCAACAACTTTTAGATAAACGATATCTTAATGCACAAATTAGAAAACAAGGTGGTCGTCACAAAGGCCCACCCCCTTTTACTAAACAAGATAAGAAAACATTTGAAATGTCTTTATCAAAAATTATTCATCAAGTAAGGGAGAGAAATTAA
- a CDS encoding undecaprenyl-diphosphate phosphatase, whose product MFIIELIKGIILGIVEGLTEFAPVSSTGHMILVDDMWLKSSEFLGSQSAFTFKIVIQLGSVFAAAWVFRERFLEILHIGKHKHVDVDNNQQRRSKPRRLNLLHVLVGMIPAGILGLLFDNFIEEHLFSVPTVMIGLFVGAIYMIIADKYSAKVKNQQTVDQINYFQAFVIGISQAVAMWPGFSRSGSTISTGVLMKLNHKAASDFTFIMAVPIMLAASGLSLLKHYQDIQIADIPFYILGFLAAFTVGLIAIKTFLHLINKIKLIPFAIYRIILVVFIAILYFGFGIGKDI is encoded by the coding sequence ATGTTTATCATTGAATTAATTAAAGGTATTATCTTAGGAATCGTCGAAGGATTAACAGAATTTGCACCTGTTTCTTCTACTGGACATATGATTCTTGTTGATGATATGTGGTTAAAGTCATCTGAATTTTTAGGTTCTCAATCAGCATTTACGTTCAAAATTGTTATTCAATTAGGTTCTGTTTTTGCAGCAGCATGGGTGTTCCGTGAACGCTTCTTAGAGATATTACATATTGGTAAACACAAACACGTTGATGTAGACAATAATCAACAAAGACGCTCGAAGCCTAGAAGATTAAATCTATTACATGTGTTAGTAGGTATGATACCAGCTGGTATTTTAGGATTATTATTCGATAACTTTATTGAAGAACATCTTTTCAGTGTCCCTACCGTTATGATTGGATTATTCGTAGGAGCAATTTATATGATTATTGCTGATAAATATTCAGCTAAAGTTAAAAATCAACAAACCGTTGATCAAATTAATTATTTCCAAGCATTTGTTATTGGTATCTCTCAAGCAGTAGCAATGTGGCCTGGCTTCAGTCGTTCAGGCTCTACTATATCTACTGGTGTATTAATGAAACTAAATCATAAAGCAGCATCAGATTTCACATTTATTATGGCCGTGCCAATTATGTTAGCTGCTAGTGGACTGTCACTATTAAAACATTATCAAGACATTCAAATTGCAGATATTCCATTTTACATTTTAGGATTTTTAGCTGCATTTACAGTAGGTTTAATTGCAATTAAAACATTCCTACATCTTATTAATAAAATTAAATTAATTCCATTTGCCATATACAGAATTATCTTAGTTGTCTTTATTGCAATTTTGTATTTTGGATTTGGCATTGGTAAAGACATTTAA
- a CDS encoding ABC transporter ATP-binding protein/permease, with product MKKLTTILFQYKVFPVLMLVVSTVLGLLVITQNILIADFLSKIIKHQLQGLWPILFILLGVLLLRATVQFLNQWLGDTLAFKVKHMLRQRIIHSKRIYPIGEQMTILTENIDGLAPFYKSYLPQVFKSMMVPFIIIVTMFFIHLNTALIMLITAPFIPLFYIIFGLKTRDESKDQMTYLNQFSQRFLNIANGLVTLKLFNRTEKAAKHIYEDSTQFRTLTMRILRSAFLSGLMLEFISMLGIGLVALEATLSLVVFHHIDFKTAAIAIILAPEFYNAIKDLGQAFHTGKQSEGASDVVFDFLEQPNDDKTSQIKYLKEQQPFIRLNDVSFRYANTDRFVLNKINIDISKGDQIALVGPSGAGKSTLTHIISGAYSPTSGIIISNQDNIDIGVLSQHPYIFSASIKDNITMFKDMENSKVEAVLDEVGLLEKVHAYKHGIDTKIGEGGEMLSGGQMRRIELCRLLVMKPDLVIFDEPATGLDVQTEHMIQNVLFKHFNTATMIVIAHRDNTIRHLRRRIYLEKGKVIADDYNISVNLAENGEHL from the coding sequence GTGAAAAAATTAACGACAATATTGTTTCAATATAAAGTTTTTCCAGTACTAATGTTGGTTGTAAGTACCGTACTTGGGTTACTCGTTATAACTCAAAACATTTTAATCGCAGACTTTTTGTCTAAAATTATAAAACATCAATTACAAGGTCTGTGGCCAATTTTATTCATTTTACTTGGTGTACTTTTATTAAGAGCAACTGTGCAATTTCTAAATCAATGGTTGGGTGATACTTTAGCATTTAAAGTAAAGCATATGTTGCGACAACGTATCATTCATTCAAAGCGAATCTATCCAATTGGGGAACAAATGACAATTCTCACTGAAAATATAGATGGATTAGCTCCTTTTTATAAAAGTTATCTACCACAAGTATTCAAATCAATGATGGTTCCATTTATAATTATCGTCACTATGTTTTTCATTCATTTAAATACTGCTTTAATTATGTTAATAACTGCACCGTTTATCCCATTGTTTTATATTATTTTTGGTCTAAAAACTCGAGATGAATCTAAAGATCAAATGACATATTTAAATCAATTTAGTCAACGTTTTTTAAATATTGCTAATGGATTAGTTACGTTGAAATTATTTAATCGTACAGAAAAAGCAGCTAAGCATATTTATGAAGATAGTACACAGTTTCGAACGTTGACGATGCGCATATTACGTAGTGCTTTTTTATCGGGGTTAATGCTTGAATTCATCAGTATGTTAGGAATAGGACTTGTTGCATTGGAAGCAACATTAAGCTTAGTAGTATTTCATCATATTGATTTTAAAACAGCTGCAATTGCAATTATTTTAGCACCTGAATTCTATAATGCAATCAAGGATTTAGGACAAGCATTTCATACAGGTAAACAAAGTGAAGGTGCAAGTGATGTCGTATTCGATTTTCTAGAACAACCTAATGATGATAAGACATCTCAAATAAAATATTTAAAAGAGCAACAACCATTTATTCGCTTGAATGATGTATCTTTTCGTTATGCTAATACTGATAGATTTGTATTGAATAAAATAAATATAGACATTTCAAAAGGTGATCAAATAGCACTTGTTGGACCAAGTGGCGCAGGTAAATCTACTTTGACACATATTATCTCAGGAGCATACTCACCAACAAGTGGGATTATTATTTCAAATCAAGACAATATTGATATAGGTGTTTTAAGTCAGCATCCTTATATTTTTAGTGCTTCAATAAAGGATAATATTACGATGTTTAAAGACATGGAGAATAGCAAAGTTGAAGCTGTACTCGATGAGGTTGGTTTGCTTGAAAAAGTGCATGCTTATAAACATGGTATTGATACAAAAATTGGTGAGGGTGGGGAAATGCTTTCAGGAGGACAAATGAGGCGCATAGAACTTTGTCGTCTATTAGTTATGAAGCCAGATCTCGTTATTTTTGATGAGCCTGCAACTGGTTTGGATGTACAAACAGAACATATGATTCAGAATGTATTATTTAAGCATTTTAATACAGCGACGATGATTGTCATTGCTCATAGAGATAATACGATTCGCCATTTACGAAGACGTATCTACTTAGAAAAAGGAAAAGTGATAGCTGATGACTATAATATTTCAGTAAATTTAGCAGAAAATGGTGAGCACTTATGA
- a CDS encoding amino acid ABC transporter ATP-binding/permease protein yields the protein MKTRLKFQIDKDLILAIVVGVTGSLVALAMFFLSGYMVTQSALGAPLYALMILVVTVKLFGFLRAITRYVERLVSHKATFTMLRDIRVQFFGKLVNVIPNVYRKLSSSDLIARMISRVEALQNIYLRVYYPPIVIGLTAIVTAVVMIFISIGHAMLIMISMLFTLLIVPWLSAKKARTLKKYVAEEQSQFLNYFYDYKAGMGELKRFNRVDMYREALMTKLSQFAHLQLKEQRFLTLYDFILNIVAMISIFGSLVLGLIQINEGHLNIIYMTSIVLMILTLFEQAVPMTNVAYYKADTDQALHDINEVISTPTANGYSSINYDMVSKQVFDIKHASFKYWNQQSYVLQDINFKVNRGEKVAIVGPSGSGKSTLLQIMAGLYQLDNSSIVYENMNMFEINDEDKFETLNVLLQSQQLFDGTLRDNLFSEADDEVIYNIFNKLDLTHLSLDQHLDLNGSTLSGGEIQRLAIARMMLKEHSKTWILDEPSTALDQQNSTKVMDLIEEQAQTLIVATHDLNLLSRFDTIIVMINGKIVEKGNYQQLLAEQGALWNMIQYNA from the coding sequence ATGAAAACACGATTAAAATTTCAAATAGATAAGGATTTAATTTTAGCAATAGTTGTCGGCGTTACTGGAAGTTTAGTTGCACTTGCTATGTTCTTTTTAAGTGGATATATGGTGACTCAAAGTGCGCTAGGTGCACCACTTTATGCATTAATGATTTTAGTTGTTACGGTTAAGCTATTTGGATTTTTAAGGGCAATCACTCGATATGTGGAACGTCTTGTTTCTCATAAAGCAACATTTACAATGTTACGTGATATTCGAGTGCAATTTTTCGGGAAATTAGTTAATGTCATACCTAATGTTTATCGAAAGTTAAGTTCGAGTGATTTAATTGCTCGTATGATAAGTCGTGTGGAGGCTTTACAAAATATATATCTTCGTGTTTATTATCCGCCAATAGTTATTGGATTGACAGCCATTGTAACAGCGGTGGTTATGATATTTATTTCGATTGGTCATGCAATGCTAATCATGATTAGCATGTTGTTCACATTACTCATTGTTCCTTGGTTAAGTGCTAAAAAAGCACGTACATTAAAAAAGTATGTTGCTGAAGAACAATCACAATTTTTAAATTATTTTTATGATTATAAAGCTGGAATGGGAGAATTGAAGCGTTTTAATCGTGTTGACATGTATCGAGAAGCATTGATGACTAAACTTAGTCAATTTGCTCATTTACAACTTAAAGAACAGAGATTTTTAACATTATATGATTTTATTTTAAATATTGTGGCTATGATTTCAATATTTGGTAGTTTAGTTTTAGGGTTAATTCAAATTAATGAAGGGCATCTAAACATAATTTATATGACTAGTATTGTACTAATGATATTAACGTTATTTGAACAAGCTGTTCCGATGACTAACGTTGCATATTACAAAGCTGATACAGACCAAGCTTTGCATGATATTAATGAAGTGATATCAACACCAACTGCCAACGGATATTCGTCTATAAATTATGATATGGTATCAAAACAAGTATTTGATATAAAACACGCGAGCTTTAAATATTGGAACCAGCAATCCTACGTATTACAAGATATTAATTTTAAAGTTAATAGAGGAGAAAAGGTTGCTATTGTGGGACCGTCTGGGTCTGGCAAGAGTACTTTGCTACAAATAATGGCAGGTCTATATCAACTTGATAATAGTTCAATAGTATATGAAAACATGAATATGTTTGAGATCAATGACGAAGATAAATTTGAAACTTTAAATGTCCTGTTACAATCACAGCAATTATTTGATGGTACATTACGTGATAATTTATTTTCTGAAGCAGACGATGAAGTTATTTATAACATTTTCAATAAACTTGATTTAACTCATTTATCATTAGACCAGCATTTAGATTTAAATGGCAGTACATTATCTGGTGGAGAAATACAAAGATTAGCTATTGCTAGAATGATGTTGAAAGAACATTCAAAAACATGGATTTTAGATGAACCATCGACAGCCTTAGACCAGCAAAATTCTACAAAAGTAATGGATTTAATTGAAGAGCAAGCCCAAACGTTAATAGTTGCTACACACGATTTAAATTTATTGTCACGTTTTGACACCATCATCGTGATGATAAATGGTAAAATAGTTGAAAAGGGAAACTATCAACAATTACTTGCTGAGCAAGGTGCTTTATGGAATATGATTCAATATAATGCATAA
- the mgrA gene encoding HTH-type transcriptional regulator MgrA has translation MSDQHNLKEQLCFSLYNAQRQVNRYYSNKVFKKYNLTYPQFLVLTILWDESPVNVKKVVTELALDTGTVSPLLKRMEQVDLIKRERSEVDQREVFIHLTDKSETIRPELSNASDKVASASSLSKDEVKELNRLLGKVIHAFDETKEK, from the coding sequence ATGTCTGATCAACATAATTTAAAAGAACAGCTATGCTTTAGTTTGTACAATGCTCAAAGACAAGTTAATCGCTACTACTCTAACAAAGTTTTTAAGAAGTACAATCTAACATACCCACAATTTCTTGTTTTAACTATTTTATGGGATGAATCTCCTGTAAACGTCAAGAAAGTCGTAACTGAATTAGCACTCGATACTGGTACAGTATCACCATTATTAAAAAGAATGGAACAAGTAGACTTAATTAAGCGTGAACGTTCCGAAGTCGATCAACGTGAAGTATTTATTCACTTGACTGACAAAAGTGAAACTATTAGACCAGAATTAAGTAATGCATCTGACAAAGTAGCTTCTGCTTCTTCTTTATCTAAAGATGAAGTTAAAGAACTTAATCGCTTATTAGGTAAAGTGATTCATGCATTTGATGAAACAAAGGAAAAATAA
- a CDS encoding GTP-binding protein: MKNNKDEKIRISIINGFLGSGKTTLLTHYISELLKNDEKIKIIMNEFGSFDIDSNSISNEIEVYSLINGCVCCDLKQELVSELTAIALNGDVNHVIIEATGIAHPLELLIACQDPKLVSYFEKPTIIGVLDAKRFLNRHQYTDNTVSLMEDQLKLSDIVIINKIDLVTDDNIQIIKSQLYDICPGVMTYTTTFGHVPFNTLLLKTKNKQLANENHQHHHHHHGIKSMHYTFSGPIDRQLFYQFILKLPDSVLRLKGYVIFRDKPDAIYEFQYAYGLPDYGIVSMNVSLTIVIIGETLDTNQLRNQLDMLQFT; this comes from the coding sequence ATGAAAAATAATAAAGATGAAAAAATAAGAATATCCATAATTAACGGATTTTTAGGTAGTGGTAAAACCACGTTACTGACACATTATATTAGTGAATTATTAAAAAATGATGAGAAAATTAAAATCATCATGAATGAATTCGGTAGTTTTGATATTGATAGCAATAGTATTTCTAATGAAATTGAAGTGTATTCATTGATAAATGGCTGTGTTTGTTGTGATCTTAAGCAAGAACTTGTCTCAGAACTGACGGCAATTGCTTTGAACGGCGATGTTAATCATGTCATCATAGAGGCTACTGGAATTGCTCATCCTTTAGAACTACTAATTGCTTGTCAAGATCCAAAGCTAGTTAGTTATTTTGAAAAGCCAACGATAATTGGTGTTTTAGATGCTAAGAGATTTTTAAATCGACATCAATATACTGACAATACAGTTTCACTTATGGAAGATCAACTTAAGTTAAGCGATATAGTTATAATTAATAAAATTGACCTTGTAACTGATGATAATATTCAAATAATCAAAAGCCAATTATATGATATATGTCCTGGTGTTATGACGTATACAACAACATTTGGCCATGTGCCTTTCAATACGCTACTTTTAAAAACTAAAAATAAACAATTAGCAAATGAAAATCATCAACACCACCATCACCATCATGGAATTAAAAGTATGCATTATACGTTTAGTGGTCCGATAGATAGACAGTTGTTTTATCAATTCATTTTAAAATTACCAGATTCAGTATTACGTTTAAAAGGTTATGTCATTTTTAGAGATAAACCTGATGCTATATATGAATTTCAATATGCATATGGATTACCTGATTATGGTATTGTTTCGATGAACGTATCTTTAACCATTGTCATCATAGGGGAGACTTTAGATACTAATCAACTACGTAATCAATTAGATATGCTACAATTTACGTAA
- a CDS encoding aldo/keto reductase family oxidoreductase — protein sequence MEQIMVNHYVHFSRLVQGFWRANEWKMTAQELNYFINELVERGITTMDHADIYGDYQCEKLFGNALKLSPDLRSKLQIVTKCGIVLPSAQFDFTNGHRYDLNSKHIIKSVERSLNNLNIDYLDSLLIHRPSPLMDPEQVADALTKLVKEGKIRSFGVSNFNDAQYQLLNQYITKERLHISVNQLELSPYHIGNLQDGTMDSMYQHHVQIMAWSPFAGGKIFDNDNVKARRIMKVIKPIAEKYGVTEMAVMISWLVKLPHCVMPILGTRQLQRIDQAIDGLQISLDDQSWFDIYTAILGQDIP from the coding sequence ATGGAACAAATTATGGTAAATCATTATGTACATTTTTCTAGACTTGTACAAGGATTTTGGCGTGCTAATGAATGGAAAATGACTGCACAAGAGTTGAATTATTTTATAAATGAGTTAGTTGAACGTGGTATAACTACAATGGATCATGCAGATATATATGGAGATTATCAATGTGAGAAATTATTTGGAAATGCATTGAAATTATCACCTGATTTGAGATCTAAGCTTCAAATTGTTACGAAATGTGGAATTGTTTTGCCTTCCGCACAATTTGATTTTACAAATGGGCATCGGTATGATTTAAATAGTAAGCATATTATTAAATCTGTTGAACGATCTTTAAATAATTTAAATATTGATTATTTAGATAGTTTGCTGATTCATCGTCCTTCGCCATTAATGGATCCTGAACAAGTTGCTGACGCGTTAACGAAACTTGTAAAAGAGGGCAAGATTAGATCATTCGGTGTTTCAAATTTTAATGATGCACAATATCAATTGTTAAATCAATATATCACTAAAGAACGCCTACATATTAGTGTGAATCAATTGGAATTATCACCATATCATATTGGAAATTTACAAGATGGAACTATGGATTCAATGTATCAACATCATGTTCAGATAATGGCATGGAGTCCTTTTGCAGGTGGTAAAATTTTTGATAATGATAATGTTAAAGCTAGACGAATTATGAAAGTTATAAAACCAATTGCTGAAAAATATGGTGTTACTGAAATGGCAGTGATGATATCATGGTTGGTGAAATTACCACACTGTGTTATGCCGATACTTGGGACAAGACAATTACAACGAATTGACCAAGCAATTGATGGATTGCAGATTTCACTTGATGATCAATCATGGTTTGATATATACACAGCCATACTTGGACAAGATATTCCATAA